The genomic interval TTCGAATTTTATGTTCCACCACAATCGCGGCACTGATCATTGATTCCCTCGAAGGGTCTGAAACGCCTTTGATGATTGCATCCGGTCAGTACCTGCGTTCAGGTTTCCGTTCAATAAATTCCTTACAGGCAAGCGCGTTTCCAAACGAAAAATGGTTATTTTCACCGGGCATACACCTGCCTTTCAAGTAAAAAATAAGCATGACACCTATTTGAAAGGAGATATTTATGGAAGCTGACCGTGCCCAAGAAATCATTGACTCCATTACGATGATTAACGTGGACTATCATGGAATTCCAGTATATCTGAAACAATTAAATCAAGGGGAGAACACAGTAACTGTTTTCCCTCTTGATGAAATGAATCATGAACAGCGTGTTGATTTGCATGGTTTAACTGAAGACGGTCCATACTAGTAGTAAAACTGTAAAGGAGCACTGCCTTATGAAACGTTCAACGAAATTTTTTCTAATTTTGGTCAGTGTCGGTCTGTTTGTGCTGGCCGCGTGTACTAATGAAATGGGCGCGGATTATCACAATAGAGTAGATGTAGATAACAACCAGCTGCCTATCTCAGCAATGAGAACAGACCAGTCCAGTAATCAAGAAGGGCCAGGAGCTCAACAGATTGACTTTCGTGAAAATCTGAACGAACGTGGCCTAACAGAAATAACTGGGGAACAAATTACAATGGACCGACGAACAAAAGGGAAGATCCGCTAGAGCGTCATTTGCAAAGAGGCAACGATCCACAAATTAAGCAGCGTCCAGCCGGGCAAGAGCCTATTGATCGTCGAAACAACGATAACCGACCTCAACAGGGAATCGGTGAATACGCATCCGAAGTGATTAAGCTGACAAACAGGGAACGAAATAAGCAGGGACTTCCCGCACTAAAAACAGACAAACAATTAAGTCGCGTTGCCAGAAATAAGTCGATGGACATGAAACAAAAAAATTATTTTTCCCACAAAAGTCCGACGTATGGATCCCCGTTTGACATGATGAAGCAGTTTGATGTCACCTTTCAATCAGCAGGTGAAAATATCGCGAGAGGGCAACGTACACCCGAACAGGTTGTTGAAGGCTGGATGAACAGTAAAGCGCACCGCAACAATATCCTTAATGATTCATTCACTCATATTGGTGTCGGTTTTACAAAAGAGGGAAATTACTGGACACAAATGTTCATTGAGAAATAAAAAGATTTAAGCCATGTTGTGCAACAGCATGGCTTTTTCAAAATAAGAAGCACTTTTTTTGACACTGTTGAATAAAAAAGTTAGTGTCAATACATATAATTCCTATTATTTTTATATGAATTAATATCACCTTTTACAGGGGGAAAATCAATGAAAGCAATGTGGAGAGGTTATTTGCAAGCATCGCTCATATTAAAAATCACCGTTGCACTAGGGCTTGGTGTTCTAATTGGTTTGATTCTTGGCGAGGATGCAGCTGTTCTGGCGCCATTTGGCGATCTTTTGCTACGTCTTTTAAGATTTCTGATTGTACCACTCGTTCTGTTTACATTAATTGTTGGTGTCAATCAAGCAAATTTGGGAAATCTTGGCCGGATGGGCGGAAAAGTCTTTATCTATTATCTTGTGACATCAGCATTTGCTATCACAGTCGGAATCGCAGTTGCCAGCATGTTTAACCCTGGAACAGGAATGACACTTGATGGCAGTGAGTCATTTGATGTCCCGGAAAACCCCGGACTTACCAGTGTTCTCTTAAATATCGTTCCTAACAATATTATAACAGCATTCAGCGAACTGAACTTATTAGGTATTATTTTTACCGCGCTGGTATTCGGTATTGCTATCTCGATATTGCGTTCGTCAGAGAATACTCATGAGATTGGTGAAACCGTGTACAACGTTATCAACGGGCTCAACGAAGCTACGATGACAAT from Lentibacillus cibarius carries:
- a CDS encoding H-type small acid-soluble spore protein, producing MEADRAQEIIDSITMINVDYHGIPVYLKQLNQGENTVTVFPLDEMNHEQRVDLHGLTEDGPY